CTCCGACCGAAAGCTCTTCGATGTCATACAGAGCCAGGATACGCTCATCGACACCGAGGTAATGGCCGCAGATGATTGTCACCTGCTGGCACAGGGAAAGCTCCACCGCCTTCTGCTGGTTGAATAACTTTCCGGCCGCCGATGTAAGCAGAATCCGGTCGTCGGGAGTTACCGGTTTTTTATGCCCGAGCCCTTTCAGGCAGGCATCCAGCGGCTCCACTTTCAACACCATTCCGCCGCCGCCGCCGAACGGCTTGTCATCGGCAGTCCGGTGACGGTCGGTGGTGTAATCGCGAAGGTCTATAATCTTTATGTCAAAGAGCGCTTTCTCTTTTCCCCGTCCGATTATCGACTGGCTAATGACCGAGTCAAAATATCCGGGGAAGAGAGTGATTATCTCTATTTTCATCGGGACGAGCCTTTCTCTGCCGAAGTCAGAATATCCCTTCGGGCGGCTCGACCACTATCAATTTATTTTCTATATCTATCCTCTTCAGGAACTGCTTCACCATCGGGAAGAGATGTACGGTTCCCTTGCCGCTTCTGATTACCAGAACATTGTTGGCGGGGTACTCTTCCACGGCCGTAACCTGACCCAGTTCCATTCCTTCTCTGTCTGTCACGCGGCAATCAACCAGTTCAAAGTGATAATACCTTCCTTCCGGCAGCTTTTCCAGCGACGACGTTTTTATGTATATCAACTCGTTGCTGTACTTTCGCGCCTCTTCGG
Above is a genomic segment from Candidatus Zixiibacteriota bacterium containing:
- the rimM gene encoding ribosome maturation factor RimM (Essential for efficient processing of 16S rRNA), which produces MQARPEYIVVGRFGRPHGVSGEIYITPISDNPSRFRRKSGKFWIETETGWREITVRFQKGTSERPLVIIEGVVSPEEARKYSNELIYIKTSSLEKLPEGRYYHFELVDCRVTDREGMELGQVTAVEEYPANNVLVIRSGKGTVHLFPMVKQFLKRIDIENKLIVVEPPEGIF
- the trmD gene encoding tRNA (guanosine(37)-N1)-methyltransferase TrmD, with amino-acid sequence MKIEIITLFPGYFDSVISQSIIGRGKEKALFDIKIIDLRDYTTDRHRTADDKPFGGGGGMVLKVEPLDACLKGLGHKKPVTPDDRILLTSAAGKLFNQQKAVELSLCQQVTIICGHYLGVDERILALYDIEELSVGDYVMTGGEPAAAVMLDTIVRLLPGVLGNFESALEDSHLEGLLGAPVYTRPDEYRGLKVPSE